From one Phocaeicola salanitronis DSM 18170 genomic stretch:
- the rhuM gene encoding virulence protein RhuM/Fic/DOC family protein, whose translation MNLSDKIVIYRTADGQTTVDVRMDGDTVWLSQAQMAELFQTDRTSILRHIKNIYKTGELEENPTCAFFAQVRTEGKRTVTRQIPYYNLDMIISVGYRVNSLRGTQFRIWANKVLKEYLVKGYAVNKALTEQRYTELKQLVAVLGRTVKAQEALTSDDALNLVEVVSDYAYALDTLDKYDYQQLAVEQTTNEAKFRATYEGAMQAIEELKAKFGGSQWFAHEKDDSFKSSIGQIYQTFGGQDLYPSVEEKAAMLLYLVTKNHSFSDGNKRIAATLFLWFMSGNGILYNTDGTKRIADNTLVALTLMIAESRTEEKDVMVKVVVNLINKNN comes from the coding sequence ATGAACCTGAGTGATAAAATTGTAATTTACCGTACTGCTGATGGGCAGACCACCGTAGATGTCAGAATGGATGGGGATACGGTGTGGCTTTCACAAGCGCAAATGGCAGAACTGTTTCAAACAGACAGAACTTCCATTTTAAGACATATAAAGAACATTTATAAAACTGGAGAATTGGAGGAAAATCCAACTTGTGCATTTTTTGCACAAGTTCGCACAGAAGGCAAAAGAACTGTTACTCGACAAATACCTTATTATAACTTAGACATGATTATTTCGGTCGGTTATCGAGTAAACTCTTTACGCGGCACGCAATTCCGCATTTGGGCAAATAAAGTATTAAAAGAATATCTGGTGAAAGGTTATGCCGTCAATAAAGCTTTGACGGAACAACGCTACACGGAATTGAAACAGCTGGTCGCCGTCTTGGGCAGGACGGTCAAGGCACAAGAGGCATTGACTTCCGATGATGCCCTCAATCTGGTAGAAGTGGTTTCCGATTATGCTTATGCCCTCGATACACTGGACAAGTACGATTATCAGCAGTTGGCGGTAGAGCAGACTACGAACGAAGCCAAGTTCCGTGCAACGTATGAAGGTGCCATGCAAGCTATCGAAGAACTGAAGGCAAAGTTCGGCGGAAGCCAATGGTTCGCCCATGAGAAAGACGATTCGTTCAAGAGTTCCATCGGGCAGATATACCAGACATTCGGCGGACAAGACCTCTATCCGTCGGTAGAAGAAAAAGCCGCCATGTTGCTCTACCTCGTCACAAAGAATCATTCGTTCAGCGATGGCAACAAGCGCATTGCCGCAACGCTCTTCTTATGGTTTATGTCAGGAAACGGCATTCTTTACAATACGGACGGCACAAAGCGCATCGCCGACAACACCCTTGTTGCTCTTACGCTGATGATTGCCGAAAGCCGTACGGAAGAAAAGGATGTAATGGTAAAGGTCGTAGTAAACCTGATAAACAAAAACAATTAA
- a CDS encoding AAA family ATPase has product MTHPIEIDTANAEFQNALKLIQYTRQSVFLTGKAGTGKSTFLKYICQTTKKKYVVLAPTGIAAINAGGSTLHSFFKLPFHPLLPDDPNFSLRGNKLQSFLKYTADRRKLIKNIELVIIDEISMVRADIIDFIDKVLRVYSQNMREPFGGKQLLLVGDVYQLEPVVKNDEREIINRFYPNPYFFSARVFQQMELVSVELTKVYRQTDRIFVNVLDHIRTNTVGSADLQLLNTRYQAPLGSGENDLYITLATRRDNVDFINEQRLAALPGDAVTLKGEIHGEFPESSLPTLMELTVKPGAQIIFIKNDPEKRWVNGTIGILSGIDAEGILYVTTEEGKELDVRRESWSNIRYRYNEEENKIEEEELGTFTQYPIRLAWAITVHKSQGLTFSRAIIDFTGGVFAGGQTYVALSRCTSLDGICLKREISRADIFVRPEIVSFAHHFNDQQAIERAMKQAQADIEYTAAVKAFDKGDFETCLDHFFKAIHARYDIEKPLQQRFIRKKLGIINRLKAENLRLKEEMRESKKSLQKYAEEYYLMGNECITQAHDTRAALANYDKAIELYPEYVDAWVRKGVTLFNANRINEARECLNQAVNLRPNEFKAVYNRGKLLLHTGDIEGAMTDLDKATSLKPQHAGAQECFADALSQASKEIEAAIHYRLAEEIRKKKKK; this is encoded by the coding sequence ATGACACATCCGATTGAAATAGATACCGCCAACGCCGAGTTCCAGAATGCATTGAAGCTCATCCAGTATACCCGCCAATCCGTATTCCTTACGGGAAAAGCAGGAACAGGTAAGTCTACCTTCCTGAAATACATCTGCCAGACCACCAAAAAGAAATACGTAGTGCTGGCTCCTACGGGCATCGCCGCCATCAATGCCGGAGGCAGCACCCTGCACAGTTTCTTCAAGCTGCCTTTCCATCCGTTGCTGCCCGATGACCCCAACTTCAGCCTAAGAGGAAACAAACTGCAAAGCTTCCTGAAATATACCGCCGACCGGCGCAAGCTGATAAAGAACATCGAACTGGTCATCATCGACGAGATTTCGATGGTGCGCGCCGACATCATCGACTTCATCGACAAAGTATTGCGTGTATACTCACAAAACATGCGCGAACCTTTCGGAGGCAAACAGCTGCTGCTGGTGGGCGATGTGTACCAGCTGGAACCGGTAGTGAAAAACGACGAGCGCGAAATCATCAACCGTTTCTACCCCAACCCCTATTTCTTCTCGGCACGGGTGTTCCAGCAAATGGAACTGGTATCGGTAGAGCTGACCAAGGTGTACAGGCAGACCGACCGCATATTTGTCAACGTGCTCGACCACATCCGCACCAATACCGTCGGCTCTGCCGACTTACAACTGCTCAACACCCGTTATCAGGCACCACTGGGCTCGGGCGAGAACGACCTTTACATCACATTGGCTACCCGGCGCGACAACGTAGACTTCATCAATGAACAACGCCTTGCCGCCCTGCCCGGCGATGCTGTCACGCTGAAAGGTGAAATCCATGGCGAATTTCCCGAAAGCAGCCTCCCCACACTGATGGAACTGACCGTGAAACCCGGTGCACAAATCATCTTCATCAAGAACGACCCGGAGAAACGATGGGTAAACGGCACCATCGGCATCCTTTCAGGCATCGATGCCGAAGGTATCCTTTACGTAACCACCGAAGAAGGAAAAGAACTCGACGTGCGCCGCGAAAGCTGGAGCAACATCCGCTACCGGTATAACGAAGAAGAGAATAAGATAGAAGAGGAAGAACTGGGCACCTTCACGCAATATCCCATCCGACTTGCCTGGGCAATAACGGTACACAAAAGCCAGGGACTTACCTTCAGCCGCGCCATCATAGACTTTACCGGAGGAGTATTTGCCGGAGGACAAACCTACGTGGCATTAAGCCGGTGTACCTCACTGGACGGCATCTGCCTGAAGCGGGAGATAAGTCGTGCCGACATCTTCGTACGTCCCGAAATCGTTTCCTTCGCCCACCATTTCAACGACCAGCAGGCTATCGAGCGTGCCATGAAGCAGGCGCAAGCCGACATCGAATATACCGCTGCCGTCAAGGCATTCGACAAAGGTGACTTCGAAACTTGCCTCGACCATTTCTTCAAGGCCATCCATGCCCGATACGACATCGAAAAGCCCTTGCAACAACGCTTTATCCGCAAAAAGTTAGGCATCATCAACCGGCTAAAGGCAGAAAACCTCCGCCTGAAAGAAGAAATGCGGGAATCGAAGAAAAGCCTGCAGAAATATGCCGAAGAATATTACCTGATGGGAAACGAATGCATCACCCAAGCCCACGACACGCGTGCCGCCCTGGCAAACTACGACAAAGCCATCGAACTGTACCCCGAATACGTCGATGCCTGGGTGCGCAAAGGCGTCACGCTTTTCAATGCCAACCGGATAAACGAAGCACGCGAATGTCTGAACCAAGCCGTAAACCTGCGCCCCAACGAGTTCAAAGCCGTATACAATCGGGGCAAACTGCTCCTGCACACAGGCGACATCGAGGGTGCCATGACCGACCTGGACAAAGCAACCTCGCTAAAGCCCCAGCACGCCGGCGCTCAAGAATGTTTCGCCGATGCCCTTTCGCAAGCCAGCAAAGAGATAGAAGCGGCGATACATTACCGGCTGGCGGAAGAAATACGGAAAAAGAAGAAGAAATAA